One genomic segment of Strix aluco isolate bStrAlu1 chromosome 14, bStrAlu1.hap1, whole genome shotgun sequence includes these proteins:
- the GINS2 gene encoding DNA replication complex GINS protein PSF2, translating into MEPAEAEFLAEKELVTIVPNFSLDRIHLIGGDLGPFNPGLPVEVPVWLAINLKQRQKCRLIPPEWMDFEKLEEIRDQERKEDTFTPMPSPYYMELTKLLLNYASDNIPKADEIRTLVKETWDTRIAKLRLSADSFVRQQEAHAKLDNLTLMEINTTGTFLTQALDHMYKLRTNLQPSESTHSQDF; encoded by the exons ATGGAGCCGGCCGAGGCGGAGTTCCTGGCTGAGAAGGAGCTGGTGACGATCGTCCCCAACTTCAGCCTCGACCGGATCCACCTCATCGGg GGAGATCTAGGTCCTTTCAATCCTGGCTTGCCAGTGGAAGTGCCTGTCTGGTTGGCCATTAACCTGAAGCAGAGGCAGAAGTGTCGGCTGATTCCTCCGGAATGGATGGATTTTG AAAAACTGGAGGAAATCCGGGACCAGGAACGTAAAGAGGACACCTTCACTCCGATGCCTAGTCCCTATTATATGGAACTCACAAAGCTTCTGTTAAACTA tGCCTCAGACAACATCCCCAAAGCTGATGAGATTCGGACGCTGGTGAAGGAGACCTGGGACACGCGGATAGCCAAGCTGCGGCTGTCTGCGGACAGCTTCGTCAGGCAGCAGGAAGCTCACGCCAAG ctGGATAACTTAACCCTGATGGAGATCAACACGACTGGGACTTTCCTTACTCAAGCTTTAGATCACATGTACAAGCTCCGGACTAATCTCCAGCCTAGCGAGAGCACCCACTCGCAGGATTTCTGA